In Corylus avellana chromosome ca2, CavTom2PMs-1.0, the following proteins share a genomic window:
- the LOC132172825 gene encoding leucine-rich repeat receptor protein kinase HPCA1-like, producing the protein MPYEFIRTLSVIYRRLDRNSLSESVPSSISNLANLHELYMSNNSLTGPMPNLTGMNLLNYVDMGNNSFDISEVPPWLSSLQSLTTLMMEHTQLEGPIPANLFSLPNLQTLELSNNHLNGTLNIGTTYINLLQSIDLQNNSITNFNPITGGNNITILLEGNPTCEKTDQKTENYCNSSQSSSTNSMPRNNCLQVSCSSDQIASPKCRCAYPYKGTLFFRALSSLDLGNSSYYVAVEESLMQTFKSYDLPVDSVSLSDPIIDSFGYLGLSLEVFPSGDDRFNKTGITMIRYVLNNLSFRPPRLFGFYFLIGSTYDYYKGNSEFDISNKKVRGGIIIGAAVGGSILLLLLVIAGEYAFHQKKRAKRATEQNNPFANWDMNMGSGSVPQLEGARRFSFEELKKYTKTFLEANGIGSGGYGEVDFRFGPNTNYSQAPYMNNASDALHGVPPNTIDAFVEASSHFPNLAPIDSIIFLCLAILYTHSLSLIAQPTNPVSHITVMGVVYCDIRSSNTATSCQPAR; encoded by the exons ATGCCATACGAGT TTATACGAACACTGTCAGTTATATATAGACGCTTGGATAGAAATTCACTAAGTGAGTCTGTGCCTTCAAGTATCAGTAATCTTGCAAATCTTCATGAGCTGTA CATGTCCAACAACAGCCTGACTGGCCCCATGCCCAACCTTACTGGCATGAACCTGCTGAACTATGT GGATATGGGCAATAACAGTTTTGATATTTCTGAGGTTCCTCCTTGGCTTTCTTCCTTACAATCTTTGACAACATT AATGATGGAACACACACAACTTGAAGGACCAATTCCTGCTAACCTGTTCAGCCTTCCCAATCTACAGACACT GGAACTGAGCAACAACCATCTCAATGGCACCCTGAATATTGGTACAACATATATCAACCTATTGCAAAGCATCGATTTACAGAACAATTCTATCACCAACTTTAATCCAATAACTGGAGGAAACAACATCACGATATT ACTTGAGGGTAATCCAACTTGTGAGAAGACAGATCAAAAGACAGAGAATTACTGCAATTCTTCCCAATCAAGTTCCACAAATTCGATGCCACGAAACAACTGTTTGCAAGTTTCCTGCAGTTCGGATCAGATTGCCAGCCCCAAGTGCAGATGTGCCTATCCGTACAAGGGCACTCTATTCTTCAGAGCTCTTTCCTCCTTAGACTTGGGAAATTCAAGTTACTATGTAGCTGTAGAGGAGTCACTCATGCAAACTTTTAAGTCCTATGATCTTCCTGTGGATTCAGTTTCTCTGAGTGATCCCATCATAGACTCATTTGGTTACCTTGGATTGAGCCTGGAAGTTTTCCCATCAGGAGATGACCGTTTCAATAAAACCGGAATTACTATGATTAGATATGTTCTTAACAACTTGAGTTTCCGCCCTCCACGTCTGTTTGGATTCTATTTTCTTATTGGATCTACATATGATTACTACAAAGGTAATTCGGAGTTTGACA TATCAAATAAAAAGGTAAGAGGTGGCATTATAATAGGAGCAGCAGTTGGTGGTTCTATCCTCCTGTTATTACTAGTCATTGCAGGAGAATATGCTTTCCACCAAAAGAAAAGAGCAAAAAGAGCTACTGAACAGAATAATCCCTTTG CAAATTGGGATATGAATATGGGAAGTGGTAGTGTTCCCCAATTGGAAGGAGCCAGGCGGTTCTCTTTTGAAGAGCTTAAGAAATACACCAAAACATTTTTGGAAGCGAATGGTATTGGATCTGGAGGTTATGGGGAGGTAGATTTTCGTT TTGGTCCTAATACCAACTACTCACAGGCTCCTTATATGAATAATGCTTCGGATGCCCTTCATGGAGTACCACCTAACACTATTGATGCTTTTGTTGAAGCTTCTTCCCACTTCCCAAATTTAGCTCCCATTGATTCTATAATTTTCCTTTGTCTTGCAATTCTCTACACTCATTCACTCTCTCTCATAGCTCAACCAACAAATCCAGTCTCCCACATCACCGTAATGGGTGTTGTTTATTGTGATATCCGCTCCAGCAACACAGCTACTTCTTGCCAGCCTGCCAGGTAA